The nucleotide sequence ATGCTTTTCTAATTTAGTGAGAACGAAATGATAGGAGATAAATGGCAGCATGAACATGATGTTGACATATTCAAAAATCAATTCTGCTTCACTCCCGCTCTTCATTCGAAATGAAAAACCTAATTTAGGGATGTCTCTTAATGGTTTAGTTTGCTGTTTCAGCTCTTTTTGAAGTGGTGTCGTCATTTTTGCTAACTGATTGGCGGCTGAAATCGTTGAAACCAAATAACTCATGCTATTCAGCTCTGTTTCTAGTGTTTGTTTCTTCACTAGATAATAGACCGTATTGAATACTAAGCCACCGATTGCTAGATAGATTCCTAGTACTTGCCCTAAAAGAAGCAAACCTACACCCACCAGCGGAAGCAAGCCAAGAAAAATAAATAAACCTACGCGTCCAATCTTTTTACTTTTTCCATCCGCTAGATATTGTTTTGCAAAATTATGATCTTTTTTTCCTAAACGAGCGAATTGATATTGGATTCTTTCTCTCAGTTGAGGATTTTCCTGATAAAAAGCAATTAGTTTTTCTAACTGATAATCTTCTCCAAAATCAAAGCTACGTAAACGCTGATACAACGCTTCTGAACCTACACTAGAATAGGTACTGTTGATCCCTTCAAATACTTCGAACATATCCAAGTCATACCAAGTAAGATCGTCGATTTCACTATCCCATGAACGGAATTTTTTCTCCGTGAGCCACGCATCCTTCAAACTTTCTTCTTTATCAAATCTCGGTTGATAAGGAATTTTTCCCCAATTACTACGAACTGTTTCCTTTACTTTCAAACGTGAAAAAATGTCTAAAACAACTAATAAAATAACAACTGCAATAATAATTAAAACGATAAATTCTCTTTGGCCCATATCCCTCTCCGTTCCTTGATTTGTTAGTTTTAGTATAGCACTGTTGCGCTATTTGAAAAGGGGGTACAAAAATAACTGTCTTCGTTACCTAATTCGTATCAATCACACCAAAATAAAAACACCTTCCAAAAAAGAAGATGTCTTTAAAACGAGATACAATTTTTTGTCATTCACTTCAGGTAAATTAGAGCCAATTAAACCCTCCGCAACTTGACGGAGATGGAGAAGATGCCCCCGTCTAATCTAGCGGTCATCTCTCCTCCCATTCCTTCCACCAATTTTTTTGACAGGTAAAGCCCGATTCCACTAGATTCCGTATTTGTGCGGCTGGTATTTTCGGTATAAAAACGCTGGAAGACTTTTTCAACAGAGGTTTGCGCTCCTGGTTTGATAGGATTGGCCACTGTTAATCGAATGAATGAATCCTCTTTTGAAAATGTCACCTTTGCTTGTCCATCTGCATAACGCAATAAATTCTGTATGATATTTTGCAGCACTCGCAGCAACATGAGCGGATCTGCTAATACAGTTGTATTTATCGAGTGTTCAGCGAACGCTACCTCGATATTTTTCTCAGAAAATTGTTCATAAAAAGAGAAAAATACTTCTTCCACCTCTTTAGAAAAAGAAAGCGTATGGAGATCCATTTCTTTTTGCTTCGTCTCTATTCGAGCAAGATCATAAAACTGATCCGTCATACTGAGTAATCTTGCAACAGATTGTTTGATGATCGTTAAATACTTCTCCCGTTTCTCCGTATCCTCTACCTGTTCCAGTAATTGTACATAACCGTTAATAGCAGTCAAAGGAGTTCTGAGATCATGAGAAAGGCCGACGATCGATAGTCTGATGTTTTCTTCCATTTCTTGAAATGCTTGTCCTTTTTGTTCATTTTCATCCACCCATGTATTCAGTGCATCTACTAGGTCCATTAGATTCTTTTCTCGAAATTCGACTGAAAGACGACCACCATATTCTTGTCGTTCAGAAAGAGTGGCGATTTTCTTAGTTAATCTCTTGATTTCCCTTTGCAGGAAGAAAATAAAACTTCCCATAAAGATAACAACGAGAAGCAACAGCCACTTAATCAAATCTAAACCCCACTCCCCACACCGTATGAATATACACAGCATGTGCCTTTGCTAGTTTCCCTCGAAGATTGGAAATATGCATATTCACTGTTTTCTCACTATCAAAATATGGTTCTTGCCAAACTGTTTCATAAAGATTTGCTCGCGAAAATACTTTTTTCGGATGTTCTAAAAAAAGCTTCAGCAGATCGAATTCTCTTCCTGTCAAATGGACAGCCACACCATTCACATTTACATCCCTCGACTCTTTGTCCAGTAAGATTTCCTTGTAATAGATGCGTTGCGACAGATCTTTTACTTGGACAGAAGTCTGATGACGAAGTTGGATGCCGATTCGTAACAACAGTTCTTCGATATCAAATGGTTTCGTCACATAGTCATCCGCTCCTGCTGCCAACAAGGAAACTTTATCTCTTTGATCGCTTTTTGCTGAAAGAACGATGATCGGAACATTCGATGTCTGTCGGATTTCTGCTAACAATGCTTCACCTGAAAGCCCTGGAAGCATGAGATCTAGAAGGATCAAATCGACAGGATATGTGCTTAACAATAATTTTCCTTCCGTACCTGAATAAGCATCAAGAAGTTTGTATCTCTGTTCAAGAACCTCCTCCAGTAAAGAATGAACAGCTTCATCGTCTTCGATAATCAAAATAGTTTCCAGCAGGAACACCTACTTAATGTCAGATTTTTGGAAAATAAACATTCCTAGAGCTGATGATACCACGATTGTTACTAGACTGACCAGAATCATTTTCGGTGCTTGCGAATAAGTTGCTTGTTGCGCAAAGTCCGTATACATGAGCCACGTTTCCGTAAACCACTCCGTTAGAAATTCCAAGCCTTTGATTTTTGCGAAAACACCGGGAACGAAGGCCGTTCCCATGATATAAAGAAAAGAAAGAAGCAAACTGACACTGGTACTTCTAGTGATGAATGTCAAAGCCACTGGAACAGATAATGTCGCTAATATCAGCAGAAGCAATACAGGAAATACTTTTAGAACATAATTTCCATAGTTTTTGATTCCCTCAACTTCACCAAATCCGAAAGCAAGTGTGTAAGCAATCATGGCTAGCCCCGTAATCAAAACCACGCCAAGTGTTGTGATCAAAAGCGTAACGAGAAGTTTCGACACATAATAAGTCATTCGATTCCGTCCTAAAGATAACGTATTGCGAATCGTACCGTTTTGAAATTCTTCCCCAATATAAAAGCACGCAAATGCTGCGAAAGCCAGAAGAATCCATGCAGCCATTTTTTCCACCATTAAAATCCCTGTTGCACCGTTGATGACTGTATCCGTTGCTTGGTTTAATTCATTGCCGTATTTTGTATGCATATACCATTCGTTCCAAGAATAAAAAAGCGGAAGTACGACCATCAGTCCTAGTGAGACCCACATTTTACGGCTCTTCCATACTTTTATTTTTTCAGCAGTTAATAGATTAAACATGTGGATTGCCTCCAGTTAATTGTAAGAAATAATCTTCCAGTTTTTGCCCAACTAGGTGGATACCATCCACAGGAACTTTTGCCTCTACCAATGCTTGATTGATGGCTGCTACTTGGTCAATTCCTTCAAAAAGCTGGATAACACGGCTAGATTGGACAAAATAATCCCTATAACCAAGAGAGTCGAGAACCGTTACTGCTTGTTCCGTCGCCGAAGTGTCAATTTTTATAAATTGACGAGATTCTTGTGCCAATTCTTCTTTCGATAATTCTTTGATCAAGTGTCCTTCATGCAAAATACCGTAGTGAGTGGCGATCTGTGACAATTCATCTAGCAAGTGGCTAGAAAGCAAGACGGTGATGCCCCGTTCTTTTACCAAACGTTGGATGATTTCTCGCATTTCTGCCATCCCTGCTGGATCCATCCCATTCGTCGGTTCATCCAAAATCAAAAATTCTGGATTCGTGATCAGTGCATTTGCAATAGCTAAACGCTGGCGCATACCTAAAGAGAAATTCTTTGCTTTCTTTTTCCCTGTATTTTCCAATCGCATCATTTTCAGCAGGTCTTCGATTTCTCTATCCGACACACCGCCGTTCGCTGCTTGGATACGTAGGTTATCTCTTGCAGTTAATTCTGGATAAAGAGCAGGGGTTTCAATCGATTGACCCATACGTCGTCTTGCTGCCTGCAAATCCGTCGTTCCAAATAATTCGATCGAACCTTCATCAATCGAGATCAAACCCATAATAGTTCTCATAAAGGTAGACTTACCCGCTCCATTCTCCCCAATCAAACCATAGATCATTCCACGTTTGATTTCGATCGATACTTTATCTAATGCTTTGGCAGCACCGTATTTTTTGGTTATACCAGTTGCTTTCAAGACCGTTTCATTTCCAAAATCCATACTTATCCTTCTTTCTTATTGATAAGTGAAGTATAGTTGACGGGTATAAAGAAAGCAGCCAGAAATGTATAAAGAAAGTGTAAATTTTCCAATTGAATTTCAAGAAAAATCAGACTGTCTCGCAGACGTGGTTGAGTTGTCTGCCAATCAAAGAGCGCACCAAACAGTGCTAATCCAAGTGGACTGGCCACCATGGTAATCGTTGTTATCGTTGACATCAGACGTCCTTGTATATGCGTTGGAACTTCTCGCTGAAGCCAGACCATATAAAAAGCAAAAGAAAACATTAATCCTTAAAAACGGACTTATGAAAAATAATACATGCCGTTTGGGATTTACAATTAGCTACCAAATAAGAGGTTATGACAAAAGACTTTTCACAATCCCTTCTTCCGAATAAACGGTGTTCTCCTGCCAACTCCTCGGTCACAAGTCACAATATTTATCAAACATGAGAAGCAATTTTTGTAAATTCCTTCTTATTTCTTGAAGCTGACCACTTCTGTCACAACCTCAGAAGCGGATAAATAATATTGTTTGATGATACTTTATCTTTTTCCCGTTTGTTTATAGATCGAATGATATTATAGACCAAGAATCCTACCTATTAACATAGCTAAAAACACAAAAAAGGCACTTTCCAAATTGTGGAAAGTGCCAGAAAAGTTAGGATTAAGGTAACTGCGCTCAGCATTGCTTCGCCCAGTACGATTCTCGTAACTCGTGAACTCGAACGATAATCGCAATTAACGTTTTGAGAACTGTGAAGCTTTACGGGCTTTCTTAAGACCTGGTTTTTTACGTTCGACCATACGTGCGTCACGAGTAAGTAAGCCAGCACGTTTAAGAGCTAAACGGAAGTCAGGATCAACTTCTAGCAATGCACGAGCGATACCATGACGGATAGCTCCTGATTGTCCAGCGTATCCTCCGCCGTTTACGTTAACAAATACGTCATATGCGCCTTTTGTTTCAGTAACAGCGAAAGGTTGATTGATTACTTCACGCAAGTCAGCATGTGGAATGTATTCTTCAACATCTTTTTTATTTACAGTAATTTTGCCAGTTCCTGGTACTAGACGTACGCGAGCAACTGCGTTTTTACGACGGCCTGTGCCGATATATTGAACTTGTGCCAATGAAATTCCCTCCTATTAGATTAAGTTTGTGATGTCTAAAACTTCTGGTTGTTGTGCTGCATGTGGATGTTCTGCTCCACCGTATACGTTCAATTTTGTAAATTGTTTGCGGCCTAAAGTGTTTTTAGGAAGCATACCTTTTACAGAAGTTTCGATCAAACGACGAGAATTTTTAGCACGCAATTCGCCAGCAGTGATTGATTTCAATCCTCCTGGGTAGTTGCTGTGACGGTAATAAATTTTGTCAGTCGCTTTTTTACCTGTTAATTTCACTTTGTCTGCATTGATGACGATGACGAAATCGCCAGTATCCAAATGAGGTGTGAAAGTTGGTTTATTTTTACCACGTAGTACAGATGCAACAACTGTTGAAAGACGTCCCAATGGAACATCAGTTGCGTCTACTACATACCATTTACGTTCTACTTCGCCTGGTTTGGCCATATATGTTGTACGCACGTTATTTTCCTCCAATTTAAGTTCTGATGTTTGACATACACTTCGAGTTTCCGGGGCTCTTTGTGGGGCAAACAATACCATTTAACATATTACCCGCTAATCTAGTCAATGTCAACGTTTTTCTGCTTGATTGAAAAATTTATATGAAACTTTACTTCTTTTCTTTCTTTTATATAAAAGGGTCGTTTCCTGTCAAAATGAAAAACAAAAAGAGGCTGTGACAAAAGTCTTGTCACAACCCCTTATTTTGAATAAACGGTGTTCTCCTGCCAACTCCTCGGTCACAAGTCACAATATCCATAAAACATAAGAAGCTGTTTTTTAAAATTGTTTCTTGTGACTCGGAGCTGAACGGCAGGCTTACAACCTCTTGGTAAACGGTGTTCAATCAGCTGACCCTCGGTATTAGCTCAAAAAACGGCAAAATATGAGGAACTATTTTGACGTTTGTTTCTCTAATACTCAGGTCAAAACGCTGATTTCACAACCTCTTTTTCGGTCAAGTTCAACAACAGTTTTTACGCGTCGATCTCTGGCGCTTTGCCCAAATGAGCTTGGATCATCCAGATACGTTTTTCTGTGGCTGTTTTGAATTCGATAAAGATATCTTGTGTTGGATCGTCGCCTTCTTCTCCAGAAACTTCGATTCCTTTTTGGTAAAGATCTGCTAGATAACGATAGCCTGCAACAAGTGTTTCCAAACGTTCTGGAATAGTACGATCCCAGCGGCCAATTTCATCAGGGATTTTTGTGTTATCTGCAAATTCACGCAATGTAGAATAAGGTGAACCGTCTAATGTGATCAAGCGTTCGGATACTTCATCTAACTGAGCGTTCAAATCATCCATGAACTCATCCATCATTGGGTGCAATGTAAGGAAACCTGGTCCTCTCATGTACCAATGTGTTTGGTGAACAACAACAGACATTTGGCTTAGATCTGCAACTAATTGATTTAATACTTCTTTGGTTTGTTGGAATTTCATCTTTCTTGCCTCCTAACATTTTCTTACACTTAAAATAATAGTAGACTTTCAATGAAAAGTACAACAAAATCATTTACCTGAGAACGATTTTCAGTTCGCTTTTTTATCCGTAAAGCCAATCATTTTTCAGAATCAGCTAATTCTTCTCGCAGTTGAGCAAATTGCTGATAAGTCTGTGCTAAATGCTTTTGTGTCGAAACAAATAATGGATAGATTTTCTGATATTTTTTATGATCAGTTTCTTGTACTCCAACTTGCTCTTTCAATTCTATCAATTCCTGTGCTTCACTGATACTTTGGATCTTTCCGATGCTTCTCCAGCCTAAAATCACAGCTCCTAATGCGGATGCTTCTGTGACAGTAGGGAAAACAAGCGGGTAACCCAGTACATCAGCCATCATCTGACGAAAAATCGGAGATTGAGCAAACCCGCCTGTAGCACGGATCTCTGTGAGCTGATTTTCCTGGCAAACTCCTTTTAAAATCCGATAAAGGTTGAGACAGATCCCTTCTAGAATCGCCTTCATCATTTCTTTTTCTGTATGTTGCCGCTGTAAACCGATAAAACTGCCAAACGCATCTGCGTCCCAAAGCGGTGCTCGCTCACCAAGTAAATAGGGATGAAAAATCAGACCATTGGCACCCGCTGGCACAAAAGCGATAGCCGAAAGCAGTGCATCATATGGATTTTCTCCTTTTTCTTTAGCAGATTGAACGACTTCCTGTAAAAATGTATGCCCTGCCCAATCAAAGATGCCAGCACCATTGCTAGTCGCTCCTCCCACTACCCAATGTTTCTGATCCAGAACATAACAAAACGTCTCCATTTCTGGATGGAACTGAGGCTGAGTAGTAATAAAACGAAGTGCTCCGCTCGTTCCTACGGTCAAAGCGGCGATCGTATCACCAAAAGCACCTAACCCTAGATTAGAAAGCGGCCCGTCTGCCCCTCCCAAAACAAATGATATATCATTTGGCAAACCTAGTTCTGCTGCTGTTTTTGATGGTAGACCTGTTACTTGATAGGTGGAAGGAAAGACTTGCGGCAATTGCTCTATTCGAATGTTCAAGTAGTCAAGCACTTCTTCTGCCCATTGGAATTCATGGATATCAAAATATCCAGTTCCTGAAGCTGTTCCGTAGTCGCTGATCAGTTCGCCAAACAATCTATAAAAGATATAGTCTTTGATACCGACAAAATAAGCAGTTTTTTTGAATAATTCAGGTTGGCTGTTTTGCAGCCACTTGATTTTGTTCAATGGTGTCATTGGATGAATCGGCGTCCCAGTCTGCCGATAAAATTCTTTGCCAAGCACGGTATATTTCAGTTTTTCTGCTTCGTCCGCTGCTCGGTTATCTGCCCAAGTGATCATTCGAGATAACGGTGTTTTCTCTTCATCCAACAATATCAGGCCATGCATCGCAGAGGAGAAGGAGACAAATTGAATGATTGTGTCTGAAGGCAACTGTTTAATTACTTCTTTTATAACGGTGCAGACACCTTGAAAGATCAATTCCTGATCTTGTTCTGCCATCCCTTGTGTTTCTTGGATCAAAGGGTAGCGAAAATAAGCGGATGCTGCTTCTTGGGCTTCATCTGTGAAAGCAACTGCTTTGGTTTGTGTGGTTCCGATATCTAATCCGATTGAAACGTTCATTTTTTCACCTCAAATTTTATGTATGTACAAAAATTTAGTTTAAGCTTGCGTATCTTGGTTTTGAAAAGGGGGAGATGGCGTGTTACTTTATTTTATCATTGGTTGCTGTATCGGATCATTTTTATGTTTAACCGCCCAGCGGATTCCGTTAGGTCACTCTATTATTTATCCTAGATCTCATTGTGTCAAATGCTGTCGTTCGCTTTCTTGGTATGAATTGATTCCGATTCTCTCGATCATCGTCCAACGATTTCGCTGCCGCTATTGCAGGTGTCGGTTGCCCTTCTACTATTTGTTGGCAGAAGCCTTATGTGGTGGTCTTTTTGCCTGGTTCTTTACTTTTTCTTCCGCAAGAAATTTTTCGACGTTCATATGGATGCTTTCGGCTTTGCTATTTTCGTTGATGGATTTATTTTACTTCATGGTCCATTCTCACACGCTATTCTGTTCTTGGGCAATTTTATGGATTTTTTGGTTGCAGGCCGGCGTCTTCCAATGGCAAAGTGTGCTGTTAACGTTTATCGTAGGCGGTGTGTGCCTTCGCTATGGTCAATCCTATCTCGGAGCTGGCGATACTCTGTTGATGCTTTCTTGGAGTGGTGGCTTGTCTCTAGAAGAGTTGCTTCAGATCTTGTTTCTTGCTAGTCTGTTTGGAATATCCGTTTTTTCTGTTTACTTTATCTGTCATAAAAAAAAGTTGGAAAAGCTGCCTTTCATTCCTTTTTTGAGCAGTGCGTTGCTGATTGTCCTTCATCTTAGGTATTGAAAAAAGGTTGTGACAAACGACTTGTCACAACCTCTGATATATAGTGTTCTCTTACCAAATCCTTGTGACTTGGAGCTAGGCGACAGGTTCACAACCTCTCCACTAAATGGTGTTCAATCAGCTGACCCTCAGTATTAGCTCAAAATGCTGGTTTTACAACCTCTGATATACGGTGTTCCATAAGTAGCTTTTTCGGCTTCTTATTTCTTGACGCCCCAATGTCGACGAAGGAAACCTGCACGTCCAGAACCTTCTCGATAAAGATTGTAATGGAGCTTGTTTTTCTTGTAATAATCCTGATGGTAATCTTCTGCAGGATAAAATTCGCTTCTTGGTTCGATTTTTGTCACGATTGGCTTATCGAATCGCCCGCTGTCTTGCAATGCTTGTTTTGAACGCTCTGCAATATTTCGTTCTTCTTCATCATTATAGTAGATCACTGGACGATAAGAATCACCGCGATCAGCGAACTGTCCTAATGCGTCAGTCGGATCGGTTTGCTGCCAATAGATTTCCACCAACTGATCATAAGAAATAACTTCTGGATCATATTCGATCTCTACTGCTTCTGTATGCCCTGTTGTGCCTGTTGTTACTTGTTCATAAGTTGGATTTGGTACATGCCCGCCAGTATAACCGGATGTCACAGAAATGATCCCTGGCTGCTCTTCAAATGGTTTGACCATACACCAAAAGCATCCGCCTGCGAAAACTGCTTTTTTTGTCATATAAAATCCCCCTTTTTTCTCATCATACCTTGATTTCCAAAAGGAGGATAACGTTTTGCTTGTGACAGAAAAAACGGAAACTATTATATACGTGATACGGCTTCTGATAAATGCCAAAACGAACGTACTTGATCAAAAACGGTTAAATCAGGAATCACATATTCAGCAGAAGGAAGATTTATGTTTTCACCTATTCCCAATACATGCATGTTACCAGCCAAAGCTGCTTGACAACCAGCTTCTGAATCTTCAATGACCAAGCATGCATTTGGCGGTACATTCAATTGCTGTGCTCCTTTGAGAAAAACTTCTGGATCAGGTTTTGCTTTTGATACTTGCGTGCCGTCAATAAGGACATCAAAATAACTTGTCAAATTCGTTTTTTCTAAAATGAGGCGTGCATTTTTTCTTGCTGATCCCAATCCGATCTTGATGTTTGTTTTTTTCAAGTACTCAAGAACAGCTATTGCACCAGGCAAAACGGATGTTTCATCCATTTTTTGAATCGCTTGAAGATATAGATTGTTTTTTTGCTCAGCAAAGGCTGATTTCTCTTTTTCTGAGAATTTCTGTTCCATTTTTCCAAATGACAGCAATCGCTCTAGTGACTCGGTTCTGGATATTCCTTTCAGTTGCTCGTTTTCTTTCTCAGTGAATGGAATGGACAGCTGGTTAGCTAAAACCAGCCACGCTTCGTAATGATAACGAGCTGTGTCTACAAGAACGCCATCTAAATCGAATAGTGCTGCTTTGATTTTCATCGATTACCTCCTTGAAAATGAACGACTTGAAGTAAAGATGCGATGTTTTTAGCTGTGCGATGAAGATTATCAGTGGCTTGCTGTAAAGCTTCTTGTAAAGGCACAGCTGCAGGAAGGATCGGAAAAACGGCCGAAATGCCAACATCTGCTGCTTTTTCGCTTCCTTTACCAACACTTCCGCAAATAGCTATCACAGG is from Enterococcus faecium and encodes:
- the rpsI gene encoding 30S ribosomal protein S9, whose translation is MAQVQYIGTGRRKNAVARVRLVPGTGKITVNKKDVEEYIPHADLREVINQPFAVTETKGAYDVFVNVNGGGYAGQSGAIRHGIARALLEVDPDFRLALKRAGLLTRDARMVERKKPGLKKARKASQFSKR
- the msrA gene encoding peptide-methionine (S)-S-oxide reductase MsrA, which encodes MTKKAVFAGGCFWCMVKPFEEQPGIISVTSGYTGGHVPNPTYEQVTTGTTGHTEAVEIEYDPEVISYDQLVEIYWQQTDPTDALGQFADRGDSYRPVIYYNDEEERNIAERSKQALQDSGRFDKPIVTKIEPRSEFYPAEDYHQDYYKKNKLHYNLYREGSGRAGFLRRHWGVKK
- a CDS encoding prepilin peptidase, with amino-acid sequence MLLYFIIGCCIGSFLCLTAQRIPLGHSIIYPRSHCVKCCRSLSWYELIPILSIIVQRFRCRYCRCRLPFYYLLAEALCGGLFAWFFTFSSARNFSTFIWMLSALLFSLMDLFYFMVHSHTLFCSWAILWIFWLQAGVFQWQSVLLTFIVGGVCLRYGQSYLGAGDTLLMLSWSGGLSLEELLQILFLASLFGISVFSVYFICHKKKLEKLPFIPFLSSALLIVLHLRY
- the pgmB gene encoding beta-phosphoglucomutase translates to MKIKAALFDLDGVLVDTARYHYEAWLVLANQLSIPFTEKENEQLKGISRTESLERLLSFGKMEQKFSEKEKSAFAEQKNNLYLQAIQKMDETSVLPGAIAVLEYLKKTNIKIGLGSARKNARLILEKTNLTSYFDVLIDGTQVSKAKPDPEVFLKGAQQLNVPPNACLVIEDSEAGCQAALAGNMHVLGIGENINLPSAEYVIPDLTVFDQVRSFWHLSEAVSRI
- a CDS encoding Dps family protein — translated: MKFQQTKEVLNQLVADLSQMSVVVHQTHWYMRGPGFLTLHPMMDEFMDDLNAQLDEVSERLITLDGSPYSTLREFADNTKIPDEIGRWDRTIPERLETLVAGYRYLADLYQKGIEVSGEEGDDPTQDIFIEFKTATEKRIWMIQAHLGKAPEIDA
- a CDS encoding gluconokinase, with amino-acid sequence MNVSIGLDIGTTQTKAVAFTDEAQEAASAYFRYPLIQETQGMAEQDQELIFQGVCTVIKEVIKQLPSDTIIQFVSFSSAMHGLILLDEEKTPLSRMITWADNRAADEAEKLKYTVLGKEFYRQTGTPIHPMTPLNKIKWLQNSQPELFKKTAYFVGIKDYIFYRLFGELISDYGTASGTGYFDIHEFQWAEEVLDYLNIRIEQLPQVFPSTYQVTGLPSKTAAELGLPNDISFVLGGADGPLSNLGLGAFGDTIAALTVGTSGALRFITTQPQFHPEMETFCYVLDQKHWVVGGATSNGAGIFDWAGHTFLQEVVQSAKEKGENPYDALLSAIAFVPAGANGLIFHPYLLGERAPLWDADAFGSFIGLQRQHTEKEMMKAILEGICLNLYRILKGVCQENQLTEIRATGGFAQSPIFRQMMADVLGYPLVFPTVTEASALGAVILGWRSIGKIQSISEAQELIELKEQVGVQETDHKKYQKIYPLFVSTQKHLAQTYQQFAQLREELADSEK
- a CDS encoding MutS-related protein; this translates as MGQREFIVLIIIAVVILLVVLDIFSRLKVKETVRSNWGKIPYQPRFDKEESLKDAWLTEKKFRSWDSEIDDLTWYDLDMFEVFEGINSTYSSVGSEALYQRLRSFDFGEDYQLEKLIAFYQENPQLRERIQYQFARLGKKDHNFAKQYLADGKSKKIGRVGLFIFLGLLPLVGVGLLLLGQVLGIYLAIGGLVFNTVYYLVKKQTLETELNSMSYLVSTISAANQLAKMTTPLQKELKQQTKPLRDIPKLGFSFRMKSGSEAELIFEYVNIMFMLPFISYHFVLTKLEKHSTEAIKLWELLGELEVAAAVLNYRTYMPITCRPEFTEGGVTAKDIYHPLLKEAVVNPVNWQKNTLVTGSNASGKSTYVKSIAISCILAQTIQTAIAEQFTLQPGHVLTSMAIEDDLFEGDSYFVSEIKSIKRLLDQVASKERCYCFVDEILKGTNTIERIASSASVVRWLAEYPSLAFVATHDIELTEILKNYCENVHFEEQVTEGKGISFDFKLKEGPSRTRNAIALLKVLNYPKSIVEQAQKESLLFDEQRQWYPFD
- a CDS encoding ATP-binding cassette domain-containing protein, whose product is MDFGNETVLKATGITKKYGAAKALDKVSIEIKRGMIYGLIGENGAGKSTFMRTIMGLISIDEGSIELFGTTDLQAARRRMGQSIETPALYPELTARDNLRIQAANGGVSDREIEDLLKMMRLENTGKKKAKNFSLGMRQRLAIANALITNPEFLILDEPTNGMDPAGMAEMREIIQRLVKERGITVLLSSHLLDELSQIATHYGILHEGHLIKELSKEELAQESRQFIKIDTSATEQAVTVLDSLGYRDYFVQSSRVIQLFEGIDQVAAINQALVEAKVPVDGIHLVGQKLEDYFLQLTGGNPHV
- a CDS encoding response regulator transcription factor, which encodes MFLLETILIIEDDEAVHSLLEEVLEQRYKLLDAYSGTEGKLLLSTYPVDLILLDLMLPGLSGEALLAEIRQTSNVPIIVLSAKSDQRDKVSLLAAGADDYVTKPFDIEELLLRIGIQLRHQTSVQVKDLSQRIYYKEILLDKESRDVNVNGVAVHLTGREFDLLKLFLEHPKKVFSRANLYETVWQEPYFDSEKTVNMHISNLRGKLAKAHAVYIHTVWGVGFRFD
- a CDS encoding ABC transporter permease subunit; the protein is MFNLLTAEKIKVWKSRKMWVSLGLMVVLPLFYSWNEWYMHTKYGNELNQATDTVINGATGILMVEKMAAWILLAFAAFACFYIGEEFQNGTIRNTLSLGRNRMTYYVSKLLVTLLITTLGVVLITGLAMIAYTLAFGFGEVEGIKNYGNYVLKVFPVLLLLILATLSVPVALTFITRSTSVSLLLSFLYIMGTAFVPGVFAKIKGLEFLTEWFTETWLMYTDFAQQATYSQAPKMILVSLVTIVVSSALGMFIFQKSDIK
- a CDS encoding sensor histidine kinase translates to MIKWLLLLVVIFMGSFIFFLQREIKRLTKKIATLSERQEYGGRLSVEFREKNLMDLVDALNTWVDENEQKGQAFQEMEENIRLSIVGLSHDLRTPLTAINGYVQLLEQVEDTEKREKYLTIIKQSVARLLSMTDQFYDLARIETKQKEMDLHTLSFSKEVEEVFFSFYEQFSEKNIEVAFAEHSINTTVLADPLMLLRVLQNIIQNLLRYADGQAKVTFSKEDSFIRLTVANPIKPGAQTSVEKVFQRFYTENTSRTNTESSGIGLYLSKKLVEGMGGEMTARLDGGIFSISVKLRRV
- the rplM gene encoding 50S ribosomal protein L13; amino-acid sequence: MAKPGEVERKWYVVDATDVPLGRLSTVVASVLRGKNKPTFTPHLDTGDFVIVINADKVKLTGKKATDKIYYRHSNYPGGLKSITAGELRAKNSRRLIETSVKGMLPKNTLGRKQFTKLNVYGGAEHPHAAQQPEVLDITNLI